A genomic segment from Thermoplasmataceae archaeon encodes:
- a CDS encoding DUF58 domain-containing protein, translating to MIRKTGYIVLGIIVGGLLEALFLGYGYYIVALMILFFIVSSDVVAFNTGLSKNITKISVRRELDVNTARKFEMRPVRIFFSNQSKRTVYFHYYDTLSDVFNTGGDFQGYITLKPGEEVRRDYSIASIAIGKYKVGPVIIYAEDPMKLCISSFAAPVVDEMIISPAISDIYTQRSERLSNLKFTYGIHYSQKIGQGYNFYGIRPYNESDDLKYVAWSRYGFLNGEDIYIKQMEEERQIDVIFVVDYGIGMNQGTRQKRMYDFVISTIMNASYSIVKNHDGVGYIINSSKYDYYIPAKKSQESIRKFEQTVSEIRPHGDFSIFQSFDRIRKNVKKNALVFIITPFSYPERFQKGTRKEFETKDRVSLFILDPYDFMEKRNDEVYSALMTDSGLKHYRYLSALSRFFNSLGIRSSVSREKDLLYKIMAEYRYGKLTNEGA from the coding sequence ATGATAAGAAAGACTGGATACATAGTACTGGGGATCATTGTTGGCGGTCTCCTCGAAGCTCTTTTTCTTGGTTATGGCTACTATATCGTAGCTCTCATGATCCTGTTTTTCATTGTCTCAAGCGACGTTGTAGCCTTCAATACTGGCCTGTCGAAAAACATAACCAAAATCAGCGTAAGAAGGGAACTTGACGTGAACACTGCCAGAAAATTCGAGATGCGCCCCGTGCGTATCTTTTTCTCCAACCAGAGCAAGCGGACGGTTTACTTTCACTATTATGACACACTTTCCGATGTATTCAACACCGGCGGCGATTTTCAGGGATACATCACGCTCAAGCCTGGAGAGGAAGTCAGGAGAGACTATTCTATCGCTTCCATAGCCATTGGAAAATACAAGGTCGGGCCGGTGATTATTTATGCAGAAGACCCGATGAAGCTATGCATATCTTCCTTTGCTGCACCCGTTGTGGATGAGATGATCATATCTCCAGCCATATCTGACATATATACGCAGAGGAGCGAGAGGCTGAGCAATCTCAAGTTCACCTACGGCATACATTATTCCCAGAAAATAGGTCAGGGATACAACTTCTATGGAATCCGGCCGTATAACGAATCTGATGACCTGAAATATGTTGCATGGAGCAGATACGGGTTCCTTAACGGCGAAGATATCTACATAAAGCAGATGGAGGAGGAGCGACAGATTGACGTGATCTTTGTCGTAGACTATGGAATTGGGATGAATCAGGGAACTAGGCAGAAGAGGATGTATGATTTCGTGATATCGACAATAATGAACGCCTCATACAGCATAGTGAAGAACCATGATGGCGTTGGTTATATAATAAATTCCTCAAAGTACGATTATTACATACCGGCAAAGAAGTCGCAGGAATCCATAAGAAAGTTTGAGCAAACTGTCTCAGAGATAAGGCCTCATGGGGATTTCTCCATATTCCAGTCATTCGATAGAATCAGAAAGAATGTGAAGAAGAACGCCCTTGTCTTCATAATAACACCCTTCTCTTATCCTGAAAGATTTCAGAAGGGAACAAGAAAAGAATTCGAGACCAAGGACAGGGTATCTCTTTTCATCCTAGATCCCTATGATTTCATGGAGAAGAGGAATGATGAGGTTTACAGCGCCCTCATGACTGATTCAGGCCTTAAACATTATAGATACCTCAGCGCACTGTCGAGATTCTTTAATTCTCTGGGGATTAGATCTTCAGTATCAAGGGAAAAGGATCTTCTTTACAAGATTATGGCAGAATACAGATACGGAAAACTGACGAATGAGGGTGCGTGA
- the speB gene encoding agmatinase, with product MGDHGQEEDNVPELSYLFRSSKLPDAHFAYSKSKYVVFGVPFDGTSSFRRGSRLGPDSVRYSYDNLESFDPYYGVNFQEIPISDIGNLEVGEDAGEVVDSVQEATSVILSDGKIPIMIGGEHSITTGVIRNLKDISMIIIDAHSDFRESYMGNRNNHACVTRRSLEILGPGRIFSIGTRSISKEEYDSPDFSKVRFFGSRLVREKGIEWVIEQINASVKGNVYISIDMDGIDPAFAPGVGTPEPYGLSDTDVRRVVNAFARRAVGFDVLEFTPLYDNGNTSMLAAKLIQDFIGTRETSGIKRDF from the coding sequence TTGGGAGACCATGGGCAAGAAGAAGATAATGTTCCAGAACTGAGCTATCTCTTCAGAAGTTCAAAACTTCCAGATGCGCACTTCGCATATTCTAAATCAAAGTATGTGGTATTCGGCGTCCCATTTGATGGAACATCAAGTTTTCGTAGAGGATCTCGGCTTGGGCCAGACAGCGTGCGGTATTCGTATGATAACCTGGAATCGTTCGACCCCTATTATGGTGTAAATTTTCAAGAGATACCAATTTCGGACATTGGAAACCTTGAAGTCGGCGAGGACGCAGGAGAAGTTGTCGATTCCGTGCAGGAAGCTACCTCTGTAATTCTCTCCGACGGCAAGATCCCAATCATGATAGGCGGTGAACATTCCATAACCACTGGAGTCATAAGAAACCTCAAAGACATAAGCATGATAATAATAGATGCGCACTCTGATTTCCGTGAATCCTATATGGGAAATAGGAACAATCATGCTTGCGTAACAAGAAGGAGCCTAGAGATACTCGGGCCAGGAAGAATTTTTTCAATCGGTACCAGGTCAATCTCCAAGGAGGAGTACGATTCACCTGATTTCAGCAAGGTGAGATTCTTTGGATCAAGACTGGTTAGGGAAAAGGGCATAGAATGGGTCATAGAACAAATAAATGCGTCTGTGAAGGGAAATGTGTACATTTCCATTGACATGGATGGCATCGATCCTGCATTTGCCCCTGGCGTTGGGACCCCTGAGCCCTATGGGCTCTCCGATACTGATGTCAGAAGGGTCGTAAATGCATTTGCCAGGAGAGCAGTGGGATTTGACGTTCTGGAATTTACGCCTCTCTATGACAATGGCAACACGTCAATGCTTGCCGCGAAGCTTATACAGGATTTCATTGGAACCAGGGAGACCTCTGGCATAAAACGCGATTTCTAG
- a CDS encoding amidohydrolase family protein, giving the protein MASILIKNALTVTQDAERNIRIANILIEGNRISGVNGKTQDADRVIDATGMIAIPGLINTHAHVAMSHLKGKLDDISLESFLEKTFSLDGERTESGIYNSSRLGIDEMITNGITSFADLYYSEDVISKAVEDSGIRGFLSWNTLDEEFTTQKGNPVKNADHFISTHSGRELVYPSVGVQGIYVSSDENYFRVREVAERHGTIIHTHLAETRKEVYDYVRKSNGKRPTEHLNEIGFLNPKVLAAHSVWVTLSEIRQMARNSVKVSWNSISNGKLGVGGIAPVPEMLESGITVSVGTDSSGSNNSLDMFEAMKFSALWIKNDRWDPAIIAAQTILDMCTVNAAKALDHGDLLGSIEQGKLADIVLIDSRMPNLMPTKAENAVSNIVYSANPSNVKYVLVNGSVLKDNGALVKPFAGVQSEQEFY; this is encoded by the coding sequence ATGGCATCGATTCTCATAAAGAATGCCCTTACAGTTACTCAGGACGCCGAACGAAACATCAGGATAGCTAATATTCTAATTGAGGGAAACAGAATTTCTGGTGTAAACGGAAAAACACAGGATGCAGACAGGGTTATCGATGCTACCGGAATGATAGCCATTCCGGGATTAATTAACACGCATGCCCATGTTGCAATGTCACACCTTAAGGGAAAACTCGATGATATATCTCTTGAAAGCTTTCTGGAGAAAACTTTCTCACTGGACGGTGAAAGGACAGAAAGTGGCATCTACAATTCTTCGAGGCTGGGCATTGACGAAATGATCACTAACGGTATCACGTCCTTCGCGGATCTATATTATTCTGAGGACGTAATCTCCAAGGCAGTGGAAGATTCTGGGATCCGCGGATTTCTCTCATGGAACACCCTTGACGAGGAATTCACCACACAGAAGGGCAACCCAGTGAAGAACGCTGATCACTTCATTTCCACCCATTCCGGCAGGGAACTTGTATATCCATCCGTGGGTGTTCAGGGAATATATGTCAGCAGCGATGAGAATTACTTCAGGGTCAGAGAAGTCGCTGAAAGGCACGGAACAATAATACACACGCACCTGGCCGAAACCAGGAAAGAAGTCTACGACTACGTTAGGAAGAGCAATGGTAAGAGACCTACTGAACACCTGAATGAAATCGGCTTTCTCAATCCCAAGGTACTTGCTGCACATTCTGTCTGGGTTACACTGAGCGAGATCAGGCAAATGGCCAGGAACAGTGTAAAAGTGTCATGGAATTCAATAAGCAATGGAAAACTCGGTGTTGGCGGCATAGCCCCTGTGCCGGAGATGCTTGAAAGCGGCATTACAGTGTCTGTAGGCACAGACAGCTCTGGCAGCAACAACTCCCTCGATATGTTCGAGGCAATGAAATTTTCCGCACTGTGGATTAAGAATGATCGATGGGATCCCGCCATAATCGCGGCTCAGACCATCCTCGACATGTGCACTGTAAACGCGGCAAAAGCCCTTGACCATGGCGACCTACTAGGGTCGATTGAGCAGGGAAAACTCGCAGACATTGTTCTCATAGATTCCAGGATGCCAAATCTTATGCCCACGAAGGCTGAGAACGCCGTCAGCAATATTGTGTATTCGGCGAACCCTTCCAACGTGAAATACGTTTTGGTCAACGGATCAGTGCTGAAAGATAACGGTGCGCTCGTAAAGCCATTCGCCGGAGTGCAGAGTGAGCAGGAATTCTATTAA
- a CDS encoding DUF5591 domain-containing protein, which produces MIEDQAIFGFARAGIYNEKFQYPAVLDSTDSRIMTRGNGKLVIMETPFDAGFAYPDFMKRGSPIWKTDELSILANGSELIQRPSRLLKVIQESFWKEKFGSLYYAQGISDPYLIPVLVYAGVSFFDDSYARIESLNMVQYTPLGRIKVDHNPLDENIKFLRNIISLTAASIKSGTLRDVVEKFQVSSKAMEILRIMDFRYGEETERVFPSRTGSIHANSIESLERPDLVRYRNKLLEDYSPPREKIALVIPCSARKPYSSSKSHMKLFSAIGEFRKYLHEIIVTSPVGMVPRELEEGYPARYYDIPVIGHWYQDERKMMSTLASEYFSRNHYADVITFLPEDLEFLEESLPAGSTFIRGEMGNSDDLRELRKKLIEVLDAKKRDGTITQSNRLQTIASIASYQFGSWIIPKMSNLKRVINYDFELLTENGKVMLVYNPSNGKMTINRNAAPWFVEAMKRIVEIDNFKPTANVYAVGVISASPDIRQEDEVVLVHEGEVRGVGIAKMPADAMVSLKKGVAVKVRN; this is translated from the coding sequence GTGATTGAAGATCAAGCCATTTTCGGATTCGCGCGTGCTGGCATATACAACGAAAAGTTTCAGTATCCAGCGGTGCTCGATTCCACTGATTCAAGGATTATGACCAGAGGCAATGGAAAATTGGTCATAATGGAGACACCATTCGATGCAGGGTTTGCATATCCTGACTTCATGAAGCGGGGATCTCCAATTTGGAAAACGGATGAGTTAAGTATCTTGGCGAACGGGTCTGAACTCATCCAGAGACCATCAAGATTGCTGAAAGTTATACAGGAAAGTTTCTGGAAAGAAAAATTTGGCTCACTTTACTATGCACAGGGCATTTCGGACCCGTATCTTATACCAGTTCTAGTATATGCCGGGGTCTCATTCTTTGATGACAGTTACGCACGGATTGAGAGCCTTAATATGGTTCAGTATACTCCGCTGGGAAGGATAAAAGTTGATCATAATCCACTTGATGAGAACATTAAATTCTTAAGGAATATCATAAGCCTAACTGCAGCCTCAATTAAATCCGGCACACTAAGAGATGTGGTTGAGAAATTCCAGGTATCAAGCAAGGCCATGGAGATACTGAGGATCATGGATTTTCGATACGGAGAAGAAACAGAACGGGTATTTCCCTCAAGAACAGGATCCATTCATGCCAATTCCATAGAGTCTCTGGAGAGACCAGACCTCGTGAGATATCGTAACAAGCTACTTGAAGACTATAGCCCCCCAAGGGAAAAGATAGCGCTTGTTATTCCCTGCTCCGCGAGAAAGCCTTACTCCAGTAGCAAGAGCCACATGAAACTGTTCTCCGCGATCGGGGAGTTCAGGAAATATCTTCACGAAATTATCGTGACCTCTCCGGTGGGCATGGTTCCAAGAGAACTTGAGGAAGGTTACCCTGCGAGGTATTACGACATCCCAGTAATAGGTCACTGGTATCAAGATGAAAGGAAAATGATGTCAACGCTTGCTTCAGAGTATTTCTCAAGGAACCATTACGCAGACGTAATTACTTTCCTCCCGGAGGATCTCGAATTTCTTGAGGAATCTCTTCCGGCTGGCAGCACATTCATCAGGGGAGAGATGGGAAACAGCGACGATCTCAGAGAACTGCGCAAGAAATTGATCGAAGTTCTGGATGCGAAAAAAAGGGATGGGACGATTACTCAATCGAACAGGCTCCAGACCATTGCATCAATTGCCTCATACCAGTTTGGAAGCTGGATCATCCCAAAAATGTCTAATCTTAAAAGGGTGATAAACTACGACTTTGAACTCCTTACGGAAAATGGAAAAGTGATGCTGGTTTATAACCCCTCCAATGGGAAGATGACCATTAATCGCAATGCAGCGCCTTGGTTTGTGGAAGCCATGAAGCGTATTGTCGAGATAGACAATTTCAAGCCTACCGCCAATGTTTATGCAGTGGGCGTTATTTCTGCGTCACCTGATATAAGGCAGGAGGACGAGGTTGTCCTTGTGCATGAAGGCGAGGTCAGGGGTGTTGGGATTGCGAAGATGCCAGCAGATGCAATGGTTAGCCTCAAGAAAGGAGTTGCTGTTAAAGTAAGAAATTAA
- a CDS encoding translation initiation factor IF-5A, with the protein MSWQEAEVRELKVGRYMLIDDSPCKIMEITMSKPGKHGEAKGRIVAIGIFDDQKHSVVYPVKHKVKVPIIEKKNAQVLSVANNEAQLMDSETFETFFISLSPEDAARVKPGTEVPYWETMGKKKIMFQN; encoded by the coding sequence ATGAGCTGGCAGGAAGCCGAAGTTAGGGAATTGAAAGTTGGAAGGTACATGCTTATAGACGACTCCCCTTGCAAGATCATGGAAATAACGATGTCTAAGCCTGGTAAACACGGCGAGGCTAAGGGAAGAATAGTCGCAATTGGTATATTCGATGACCAGAAACACAGCGTTGTGTATCCGGTCAAGCACAAGGTCAAGGTACCGATCATAGAGAAGAAGAATGCACAGGTTCTTTCGGTTGCAAACAACGAAGCCCAGTTGATGGACTCAGAGACATTCGAGACATTCTTCATTTCGTTGTCTCCGGAAGATGCAGCTAGAGTCAAACCCGGTACGGAGGTACCATATTGGGAGACCATGGGCAAGAAGAAGATAATGTTCCAGAACTGA
- a CDS encoding MoxR family ATPase has product MTEVNGDDLLELRATVKQIQADMGKVVVGSERIVRFMFIALMSGNHILLEGVPGLAKTMLASQFAKEIGIDFNRIQFTPDMLPSDITGSIVFNLESRKMEFRQGPVFSNLILADEINRTPAKVQSALLEAMEEHKVSVGGEDHILPEPYLVIATQNPVEQEGTFPLAEALMDRFLFRYNLGYPTREEEINILNSITNRAQIKENQMNADQILKLRQAVDNVYISQEVKVYIVDLIRRTRESDLVYLGASPRTTAKYLKAVRANALINGRNYVIPEDIVSISRELLNHRILLKPEAMIDSSSDPVGAVNKIIDRIVGEVEIPV; this is encoded by the coding sequence ATGACAGAAGTCAATGGCGATGATCTGCTCGAACTCAGGGCAACAGTCAAACAGATCCAGGCGGATATGGGGAAGGTGGTTGTCGGTTCAGAACGCATTGTGCGCTTTATGTTTATAGCGCTAATGAGCGGAAACCATATTCTGCTCGAAGGTGTGCCTGGGCTGGCCAAGACAATGCTCGCTAGCCAGTTCGCGAAAGAGATTGGAATCGATTTTAACAGGATTCAGTTCACACCTGACATGCTGCCATCGGATATCACTGGGAGCATTGTCTTTAACCTGGAATCCAGAAAGATGGAATTCAGACAGGGGCCGGTATTCTCAAACCTGATTTTAGCAGACGAGATTAACAGGACTCCGGCCAAAGTTCAATCGGCGCTGCTGGAGGCGATGGAGGAACACAAGGTCTCAGTTGGCGGCGAAGATCACATATTGCCTGAACCCTACCTGGTAATTGCGACCCAGAACCCAGTGGAACAGGAGGGCACATTCCCACTTGCGGAGGCGCTGATGGACAGGTTCCTTTTCAGGTATAACCTTGGTTATCCCACAAGGGAGGAAGAAATCAACATACTGAACTCCATTACCAACAGGGCACAGATAAAGGAGAACCAGATGAACGCTGACCAGATTCTTAAACTCAGGCAGGCTGTGGATAACGTTTACATTTCTCAGGAAGTCAAGGTATACATAGTAGATCTCATCAGGAGGACAAGGGAAAGCGATCTCGTTTATCTCGGAGCAAGCCCGAGGACGACTGCGAAATACCTCAAGGCGGTCAGGGCGAACGCATTGATCAACGGGAGGAACTACGTGATACCTGAAGATATCGTGTCAATCTCGCGAGAACTGCTGAATCACAGGATCTTGCTGAAGCCGGAGGCAATGATCGACAGTTCGTCTGATCCAGTTGGGGCTGTAAATAAGATCATAGATAGAATAGTGGGCGAAGTAGAGATCCCAGTATGA